The Actinoplanes sp. N902-109 genomic interval TGGCCGCCGGGCGCCGATAGGGCCGTTGTGCACAGCTCACCGGGATGGCTTCCGCGCACCGGGCTGGACCGCATCCGGCTGGGTGCGTGCGTGTCCGGCTGCCTCAGCCTGCTGCTCCAGAGCGCCCACGTCGTGTTCGCGGGCCCGTCGACCGGCTGGCGTGCCGCTTCGGTCGCGGCGCTGCTGATCCTCTGCGCGATGCTCGTGCTGAGCTACCGGCGCCGCCGCCTGGAACTGGCGACCGTCCTGCTGGAGGCCCCGCTGCTGGTGCTGGCCAGCGCCGGTGTCGTCGACCCGCTCGCCACCGTCGGCCTGGTGCTGGTGGTCCTCGCGGTCCAGTCGTTGTACGGGACCCAGCGCGGCTGGCTCACCCGGATCGGCGTGGGGCTGGCCAGCCTGCCGGTGGCGGTGGCTCTCACCCCGGTCTCGACCGGGCAGCTGCTGCACTGGCAGACCTCCGCGGTGCTGGGAATACTGCCTCAGCTGGTGCTGGTGTGTGTGGTGATGCGGGCGGTGTACGGCGCGATGATCAACCAGCAGCGCGCGAGCGCCCGCGACGCGGTCCTGGCCCGCATCGGCAACCAGATGCTCGGGGCCACCGACACCGACCAGGTCCACGCGCTCGGCGCGCAGGCCGCCGACGAGCTGGTCGCGCTCTCGCCCGGCGTCGTGACGCTGTTCGTCCGCGGCCACGACGACCGGCTGCAGATCTTCGGCGTGGCCGGCCTGCCCACGGCACTGATCGGCACGGTGCTGCCGGGTGACGTGCTGACCCGGCCCCGGCACTACCTCGACCGGCTCGCGCCGCACATCCGGCACTGGGACGTCGAGGACCTGACCGCCGGCCGGTACCGCCTGCTGGGCGGGGTGCGCGAGCTGGACGCCGACGTGGTCGACGCCTTCCGCACCATGGCCCACCAGGTGCTGCTCGCCGAGAGCAGCCGGCAGTCCGCCGACGAGCTGCGTCATCAGGCCTACCACGACGCCCTGACCCAGCTGCCGAACCGGGCCCTGTTCTTCGGCCGGCTCGCCGATGCCGTCGACCGGCTGCCGCCCGGCTCGGCCGCCCTGCTCAACATCGACCTGGACGACTTCAAGATCGTCAACGACACCCACGGGCACGCGGCCGGCGACGAGGTCCTCGTCGCGGTTGCCGCCATCCTGCGGGAGGCCGCCGGTCCGGACGGGGTGGCCGCCCGCTTCGGCGGTGACGAGTTCGCGGTGCTGCTGACCGGTCTGGGTGACGCGGTCGCCGCCGAGGCCGTCGCGGCGGAGATCTGCCGGCGCGTGATGGCGCCGTTCCAGCTGTCGGCCGCCACCGCCCGGATCGGGGCCAGCATCGGCGTGGCGGTCACCCGCCCCGGGCTCACCGCCGGGGATCTCACCCGGTGCGCCGACATCGCCATGTACTCCGCCAAGGCCCAGGGCAAGAACCGGGTGGAGGTGTTCGACCCGGCCCGCCACGGCGACATCGCCCGGCACCGCACGCTGGAACAGCACCTGCACCACGCCGCCGCCCGCGACGAGATCGAGCTGCGGCTCCAGCCGTACGTGAGCGTGGCGACCGGGGAGTGCGCCGGCGTCGAAGCCGTCGCGCGATGGCTGCATCCCACGATCGGCGCGGTCAGCCACGCCGACCTGCTCGACCTGGCCGATCGCACCGGTCAGCTCGCCGCCGTCGGCGTTCACCTGCTGCGGGAGGCCTGCTCGCAGTTCGCCGCGGCGGCGGTGCCCGGCCTGCGCCTGAGCATCGCGGTCACCGGGCGTTTCCTGGCCGCCGACGCCGCCGTCGAGGACGTCCTGACCGCCGCGGCGGCAGCCGGCCTCCCGGCCGACCGGCTGATGCTGGTGGTGCCGGAGAACGACCAGCTCAACGACCCGACGGTGCTGCGCCACCTGCACCGGCTCGTGGCCGCCGGGGCGACCGTCAGCGTCGACGGCTTCGGCACCGGCGCCCTGCCGCTGGCCGCACTCGAGTCGTTCCCGCTGCACCAGGTCGCGGCCGGCCCGGCGCTGCTGCAGGGCGGCGGCAAGAAGCTCGCCATGGTGAACTCCGTGGCCCGCCTGCTCGAGGCGCAGACCCTGGTGCGCGCGGTGGACACGCCCGACCGGTTCGACCTGGCCCGGCGCGGCGGTGCCGACGTCGTCCAGGGCGCGGCGATCGCCCCGCCGATGACCGCCGGCCAGCTGCGCGCCTGGCTGGCCACCGACCGCACCGCCATGCCCGCCACTGACAGCCCCTGACCCCTCAGCGGATTCACCTCGACATGCTCGTCGACGACCTCGATGCCGCCGAGGCGGCAGCGCAGGGCCGCTGTGGGCGGGCGGCACGCTGAGTGTCGGTCGGGCTCGACGGGACGCATGGGTCGCCCGTGGACTCGGGACGAGCCACCCGGGGCGCGCCTTGGCCGGCCGCCGGTCACCCGCCGGTGGTGGCTGAGTCGTGGGCGGCGGAGGTGCCCGCCCAGCACACCGCGCCACCAGCCGGGGTGAGCCTGTTCGCCCGGGCCGGCGCCCGGCTCCGGGCCGGGATCGCCGGTGCTGACCCCGGGAACGCCCGGCTCGGCCGGCCATGGCCGCTCGCGGGTGGACCGGCTGGCGGAGCTGACCGGGCGGGGTTTGCCGCGCCCGGATGGGGGGAAGCCGCGCCCGGTCGGACGAGCGAGGGGGACACATGGCGGAGTCGGCGGCGGTCAGGCCTGCGCGGGTGCGGCTGGCGGTGGGTGTGGCGGTGGCCGCGGCGCTGGCGGTTGGCCTGCTGCTGTGGGCGAAATGGTGGCCCTATGCCGCCAAGGTGCCGGGGCTGGCCGCGAGCGGTGCCTGGCCGGGCTCGGACATCCTGCGCGTCGGCGGGGTCGAGGCGGGGGACGCACCGTCCTGGGGTGCGGCGACGAGCTTCACCCGGGCGTACGGGGAAGCGGTGTGGCGGGCGTTGCTGGCCGCGTTGCTGATCAGCGCGGCGTTGCAGACGCTGGTGCCCCGGTCCTGGCTGCTGCGGGTGCTGAACCGGCGCGGCGTGCTGCGGTCGGCGCTGGCGGGCGGGCTGGCCGGTACGCCGTCGATGATGTGCACCTGTTGCACCGCCCCGGTGGCCGTGGGGCTCAGGCGCAGCGGGGTGTCCACCGCCGCCGTGGTGGCCTACTGGCTGGGCAACCCGCTGCTGAACCCGGCGGTGCTGGTCTTCCTGCTGCTCGTGGCGCCCTGGCAGTGGACGGTGACCCGGCTGGTGGTGGGGGTGCTGGTGGTGGTCGGCGGGGCGGCGCTGGTGGCCCGGCTGGCGGAGGGCCGCCGACCGGCGGGGCCCGCGGTGACCGCCGGGGTGGCGGACGAGCCGCCGTCGGTGCGCCGCTATGCCGCCGTGCTGCTGCGGATGAGCCTGGTGCTGGTGCCGGAGTACCTGGTGGTGGTCATGCTGATCGGGGCGTTCCGGGGCTGGCTGCTGCCGCTGGGGCCGGGGCTGGGCTCGGGCGTGCTGGTCGTCGTGGTGGCGGCGGTGCTGGGTACGGCGCTGGTGGTGCCGACCGCGGGGGAGATCCCGGTGGCTCAGGGGCTGGCGCTGGCCGGGCTGTCGCTGGGTGGGGCCGGTGCGTTGCTGCTGACCCTGCCCGCGGTCAGCGTGCCGGGGATGGTCATGGTGGGGCGTGCGTTCGGCTGGCGGGTCACCCTGGCCACGGCCGGGGTGGCGGTGGCCGGTGGCCTGCTCGCCGCTGTCCTGCTGACGCTGCTGGGGAGCTGAGCCTGCCGGAGTCCCGGACGAGCCCGGCCCGGATCCACCACAGTGGTGCATCGCGACAATCGGGCGAGCCGCAAGTTGTCGCCGGGTCCGAAGACAACCCCACGGCCGCGTCGGCAGTCTTGCCGCACACGGACACGTGGAGGCGCGATGAAGGCTCTGCGACTGACGGCGGTGCTCGGGGTGGCAGCCCTGGTGACCGGTGCCTGCGGGGACAACTCCGGCGGCGGCCCGGGCGGGCGGCAGCCGGTCGGCGGCAAGACGTTCACGATGGCGGTCGCGGGTGACCCGGGCAACCTCGACCCCCATTTCACCTCGCTGACGGTGACCGGCCAGGTCGACCGTTTCCTGTACGCCTCGCTGCTGGGCTTCGCGCCGGACGGCAAGCTGCTGCCGGGTCTGGCCGAGAAGTGGCAGACCACCGCCAGCACTGCCACATTCACCCTGCGCAAGGGCGTGACCTGCGCCGACGGCAGTGCGCTGACGGCGAGCGCGGTCGCCGCGAACATCTCCTTCGTGGGGGACGTGCGGAACGGCTCCAGCCGGGTCGGCACGTTCGTCCCGGCCGGGGCCAAGGCCACCGCCGACGACACCACCGGGGTGGTCACGGTGACCTCGCCCAGCCCGGACGCCTTCCTCGACCGCAACCTGGGTGGCCTGCCGATCGTCTGCGAGCCGGGCCTCAAGGACCGCGGCGTGCTCATGAAGGGCGGCGCCGGCACCGGCCTGTTCACGCTCACCGAGGCCGTGCCCGACGACCACTACACCCTGGTACGCCGCAAGGAGCTGGGCGGACCCACCGGGCTGCCGGACACCGTGGTGATCAAGGTGCTCGTCAACGAGGCGACCACGGCCAACCTGCTGCTGTCCGGGCAGGTCAACGCCGCCCGGTTCACCGGCCCGGACAGCCAGCGCCTGCAGGGCAGCGACTACCTGCGGCGGGACATCCTGGCGCCGACCGGGGAGCTGTGGTTCCACCAGAAGGCCGGGCTGCCGACCGCCGACCTCGCGGTGCGCACCGCCCTGATCAAGGCGGTCGACCTGAAGCAGCTGCAGCAGGTCTTCACCAGCGGGCGCGGTGCGGCACCGACCGGGCTGGTGGCGCCGGCGATGAGCCCGTGCAAGGGGGACACGGTCACCGGCTCGCTGCCCGCCTTCGACCCGGCCGCCGGCAAGGCGGTGCTGGCCGGCAGGAAGCTCACCGTGGCCTGGGGTGCGACCGGCAGCCCGGGGGCCCAGGCCGCCGCCGAGCTGCTGCAACGGCAGTGGCAGGCCGCCGGGGTGCAGGTCGAGCTGAAGTCGGTGACCACCACCCAGGTGGGGCAGATCGCCGCCGGTCAGCTCGCCTGGGACGTGGCGCTGTTCCCGATCGGCGTGACGCTGCCGAGCCAGCTGGTGCCGTACCTGTCCGGGCCGACGCCGCCGGACGGCACGAACTTCGCCTCGTTCGACAACAAGGACTACGTCGCGGCGGTGACGGCGGCGCAGCAGCAGCCCGGCGACAGCGGGTGCGCGCAGTGGGCCGCGGCCGAGAAGGCGGTGATCCAGCACGTCGACCTGGTGCCGTTCGCCAACGCGAATGCGCCGATCGTGGCGCGCGGCGCGGAGCTGGACCTGTCCGAGGGCGACATCGACCCGGCCTCGATCCGCATGCTCGGCTGACCGCGATGGTGACCCTTGCCGTGCGCGGCGCCGACCAGGTGTGGGTCCGGTTCGCCGGGCGCCGCGCGGGCCAGCTGCTGGTGTCGCTCTGGGTGCTGGTGACCGCGTCGTTCGCGATGATCCATGTGTTGCCGGGCGACCCGGTGCGGGCGGCGCTGGGGCCCACCGCACCGCTCGACCTGATCGAGCAGCGCCGGGCAGCGCTCGGCCTGGACGATCCGCTGTGGCAGCAGTACCTGCACTACCTGGCGCACCTGCTCACCGGCGACCTCGGTGTGTCGATGACCTCGGGGCTGCCGGTGCGCGACGTGATCGGCGACCGGATCGGGTCGACCGCGGGCATGGCGGTGCTGGCGTTCGCGGTGGCGGTCGCCGTGTCGGTGCCGCTGGGCACGCTGATGGCGGTGGTGGCCCGCGACGGCCGGCGCCGCGGCGGGGACTGGTTCGTCACCTCGGCCAGCGTCGTGGTGGCCACCATCCCGGAGTTCCTGCTGGCGGTGGGGCTGGTGTTCGTCTTCGGCGTGCAGTTGCACTGGGCGCCGGTGGCCGGGCGTGCCGGACCGGGGTCGTACGTGCTGCCGGTGCTGTCGCTGGCGATCGGGCCGGCCCTGATGCTGGCCCGCATCGTTCGGGTGGAGATGCTCACCGTGCTGGGCAGCGACTACATCCGCACGGCCCGCGCCAAGCGGGTCCGCGGCACGGCGCTGTACCTGCGGCACGCGCTGCCGAACGCGCTGACCGCCGCGCTCACCATGGGCGGGCTGATGCTGGGTGCGCTGGTGGCCGGGACCGTGCTGGTGGAGAACATCTTCGCCTGGCCCGGGCTGGGCGGCACCATCGTCCAGTCCATCCTGGCCAAGGACTACCCCACCGTGGAGGGTGTGGTGCTCGTGTACGGCGCCGGGGTCCTGCTGGTCAACCTCGCGGTGGACGTGGCCCTGGCCGTGCTCGACCCGCGCTCGACGATCCGGGCGGCGTGATGGCCGCCCGGCTGCGCAGCCCGCTGGTGCTCTCGGCCGCGATACTGCTCCTGCTGGTGGCAGGCACCGCCGTGGTGGCCCCGCTGGTGCTGCACGACCGCGCCGATGCGGTGGACCCGG includes:
- a CDS encoding permease is translated as MAESAAVRPARVRLAVGVAVAAALAVGLLLWAKWWPYAAKVPGLAASGAWPGSDILRVGGVEAGDAPSWGAATSFTRAYGEAVWRALLAALLISAALQTLVPRSWLLRVLNRRGVLRSALAGGLAGTPSMMCTCCTAPVAVGLRRSGVSTAAVVAYWLGNPLLNPAVLVFLLLVAPWQWTVTRLVVGVLVVVGGAALVARLAEGRRPAGPAVTAGVADEPPSVRRYAAVLLRMSLVLVPEYLVVVMLIGAFRGWLLPLGPGLGSGVLVVVVAAVLGTALVVPTAGEIPVAQGLALAGLSLGGAGALLLTLPAVSVPGMVMVGRAFGWRVTLATAGVAVAGGLLAAVLLTLLGS
- a CDS encoding ABC transporter substrate-binding protein, whose amino-acid sequence is MKALRLTAVLGVAALVTGACGDNSGGGPGGRQPVGGKTFTMAVAGDPGNLDPHFTSLTVTGQVDRFLYASLLGFAPDGKLLPGLAEKWQTTASTATFTLRKGVTCADGSALTASAVAANISFVGDVRNGSSRVGTFVPAGAKATADDTTGVVTVTSPSPDAFLDRNLGGLPIVCEPGLKDRGVLMKGGAGTGLFTLTEAVPDDHYTLVRRKELGGPTGLPDTVVIKVLVNEATTANLLLSGQVNAARFTGPDSQRLQGSDYLRRDILAPTGELWFHQKAGLPTADLAVRTALIKAVDLKQLQQVFTSGRGAAPTGLVAPAMSPCKGDTVTGSLPAFDPAAGKAVLAGRKLTVAWGATGSPGAQAAAELLQRQWQAAGVQVELKSVTTTQVGQIAAGQLAWDVALFPIGVTLPSQLVPYLSGPTPPDGTNFASFDNKDYVAAVTAAQQQPGDSGCAQWAAAEKAVIQHVDLVPFANANAPIVARGAELDLSEGDIDPASIRMLG
- a CDS encoding ABC transporter permease; amino-acid sequence: MVTLAVRGADQVWVRFAGRRAGQLLVSLWVLVTASFAMIHVLPGDPVRAALGPTAPLDLIEQRRAALGLDDPLWQQYLHYLAHLLTGDLGVSMTSGLPVRDVIGDRIGSTAGMAVLAFAVAVAVSVPLGTLMAVVARDGRRRGGDWFVTSASVVVATIPEFLLAVGLVFVFGVQLHWAPVAGRAGPGSYVLPVLSLAIGPALMLARIVRVEMLTVLGSDYIRTARAKRVRGTALYLRHALPNALTAALTMGGLMLGALVAGTVLVENIFAWPGLGGTIVQSILAKDYPTVEGVVLVYGAGVLLVNLAVDVALAVLDPRSTIRAA
- a CDS encoding bifunctional diguanylate cyclase/phosphodiesterase — protein: MSGCLSLLLQSAHVVFAGPSTGWRAASVAALLILCAMLVLSYRRRRLELATVLLEAPLLVLASAGVVDPLATVGLVLVVLAVQSLYGTQRGWLTRIGVGLASLPVAVALTPVSTGQLLHWQTSAVLGILPQLVLVCVVMRAVYGAMINQQRASARDAVLARIGNQMLGATDTDQVHALGAQAADELVALSPGVVTLFVRGHDDRLQIFGVAGLPTALIGTVLPGDVLTRPRHYLDRLAPHIRHWDVEDLTAGRYRLLGGVRELDADVVDAFRTMAHQVLLAESSRQSADELRHQAYHDALTQLPNRALFFGRLADAVDRLPPGSAALLNIDLDDFKIVNDTHGHAAGDEVLVAVAAILREAAGPDGVAARFGGDEFAVLLTGLGDAVAAEAVAAEICRRVMAPFQLSAATARIGASIGVAVTRPGLTAGDLTRCADIAMYSAKAQGKNRVEVFDPARHGDIARHRTLEQHLHHAAARDEIELRLQPYVSVATGECAGVEAVARWLHPTIGAVSHADLLDLADRTGQLAAVGVHLLREACSQFAAAAVPGLRLSIAVTGRFLAADAAVEDVLTAAAAAGLPADRLMLVVPENDQLNDPTVLRHLHRLVAAGATVSVDGFGTGALPLAALESFPLHQVAAGPALLQGGGKKLAMVNSVARLLEAQTLVRAVDTPDRFDLARRGGADVVQGAAIAPPMTAGQLRAWLATDRTAMPATDSP